Proteins from a genomic interval of candidate division WOR-3 bacterium:
- a CDS encoding ferritin family protein, with amino-acid sequence MKKRKTNKKTVKRKVTSINRLLAQALVAEKKAQDFYTDAAGKAQSEAGRKLFMELAGFEARHYEYVKSIMEARKGKIGLDITQFTKASKEVKPEVSGEFEPNKDEIIDVLNIGIKAEKMAMERYLKIAKSIKDSEGKKLFEQLAEDEKRHQAILEAEVYNLANKGTIVWGE; translated from the coding sequence ATGAAGAAGCGAAAAACAAATAAAAAAACTGTAAAAAGAAAAGTTACAAGCATCAACAGATTATTAGCACAGGCACTGGTTGCCGAGAAAAAGGCACAGGATTTCTATACGGATGCGGCAGGAAAGGCACAGAGCGAAGCCGGAAGAAAATTATTCATGGAACTTGCTGGATTTGAAGCACGACATTACGAATATGTAAAGAGTATAATGGAGGCACGCAAAGGTAAGATTGGCTTAGACATTACACAGTTTACAAAAGCATCAAAAGAGGTCAAACCCGAGGTCTCGGGTGAATTTGAACCCAACAAAGATGAGATAATTGATGTTCTTAATATCGGCATAAAAGCTGAGAAGATGGCGATGGAAAGATACCTCAAGATTGCAAAGAGTATAAAGGACAGCGAAGGTAAAAAATTATTTGAACAGCTTGCTGAAGATGAAAAACGACATCAGGCAATCCTTGAGGCTGAGGTCTATAATCTCGCAAATAAAGGCACGATTGTGTGGGGAGAATAG
- a CDS encoding rubrerythrin family protein, with product MKKMTEKALLEAFAGESMAHMKYLIFSEIAEKEGMPNIARLFKAIAYAEQVHATNHARHLGIIKKTPDNLQTGIDGETYEVEEMYPVFNNTAKFQNEKGAEQSTHYALEAEKIHMKMYTDAKASAEKGKDIDIKEIYICPICGFTHIGKPPEYCPVCGAPNSKFKKF from the coding sequence ATGAAAAAAATGACTGAGAAAGCATTATTGGAAGCGTTCGCTGGAGAATCAATGGCACATATGAAATATCTAATCTTCAGCGAAATTGCAGAAAAAGAAGGAATGCCCAATATTGCAAGGCTCTTCAAGGCAATTGCCTATGCTGAACAGGTACATGCCACAAACCATGCAAGACACTTAGGAATAATAAAAAAGACACCGGATAATCTTCAGACCGGTATTGATGGCGAGACATACGAGGTTGAAGAGATGTATCCGGTATTCAATAATACTGCTAAATTTCAGAATGAAAAAGGTGCTGAACAATCAACCCATTATGCCCTTGAAGCAGAAAAGATTCATATGAAGATGTATACAGATGCGAAAGCAAGTGCGGAAAAAGGCAAAGATATAGATATTAAAGAAATCTACATCTGCCCTATCTGTGGTTTTACCCATATTGGAAAACCACCTGAATACTGCCCAGTCTGTGGTGCTCCAAATAGTAAATTTAAAAAATTCTAA
- a CDS encoding peroxiredoxin — MKIGDTIPDFVLKDQHNQDVKLSDYKGKKVLLSFHPLAWTGVCTKQMKALEKYKAKFDELNTTAFGISVDPVPSKHAWAKDMGVRETRLLSDFWPHGEYARKLGIFRDKEGFSERANIIIDENQNVIWMKIYDITQLPDIEEIIKFLGERR, encoded by the coding sequence ATTAAAATCGGTGACACAATTCCTGATTTCGTTTTGAAAGACCAGCATAATCAGGATGTAAAATTGTCTGATTATAAAGGTAAAAAGGTTCTTTTGTCTTTCCACCCCCTTGCCTGGACAGGTGTTTGTACTAAGCAGATGAAGGCATTGGAAAAATATAAAGCAAAATTTGATGAATTAAATACAACTGCCTTTGGTATTAGTGTTGACCCGGTGCCTTCAAAGCATGCCTGGGCGAAAGATATGGGAGTCAGAGAAACAAGATTACTTTCAGATTTTTGGCCCCATGGTGAGTATGCAAGAAAACTCGGAATATTCAGAGACAAAGAAGGATTCTCAGAACGGGCGAACATCATAATTGATGAAAATCAGAATGTTATCTGGATGAAAATTTATGATATTACCCAGCTTCCTGATATTGAGGAAATAATAAAATTTTTAGGTGAAAGGAGGTAA
- a CDS encoding 2-oxoacid:acceptor oxidoreductase subunit alpha — translation MSKTNLSIVISGEAGQGINAVSEILVKIAQSSGLYAFSWSELMSRIRGGINSTQIRISNQRVRAPIDRIDILIPLKEKAFHHHKEHITNETFILNEFPISNYKSYTIPYSQVAKELGNPVFANIIAVGVLVGLINIPFENLTNLIKTHFLAKGDTIIAKNTQAAKYGFDQAEEIKKLKAVNFIPKFNENVRKEKVIDGSTAISLGAIAGGVKFLAAYPMTPSSGVWTYLARVGKDLDIITEQAEDEISAMNMGLGASYAGARALVTTSGGGFDLMTEGLSLAGIQETPIVIHLAQRPGPATGLPTRTEQADLELALYAGHGEFPRIIFAPGNFEQGFYLTKKAFDLADKFQVPVFVLTDQFYIDSFYSVVPFTFEGHETESYIIETGEKYQRYQITETGISPRGIPGYGKGIVNADCHHHDEDGHISEDLKLRTRMVDKLMNKYKSIKAELIEPEFYGSPNYKILVLCWGSNYEIVKEAIKVINSDDVAMLHFSQVHPIHPVTQQYLKKANKLIMVENNATGQMAKLLKLNFGIEIRNLVLKYNGLPFTVEEIIEAVGGLM, via the coding sequence ATGTCTAAAACTAATCTCTCAATCGTCATCTCGGGCGAGGCAGGACAAGGGATAAATGCGGTCAGTGAAATCCTGGTAAAGATTGCTCAATCATCAGGACTTTATGCCTTCTCCTGGAGTGAATTGATGTCACGAATCCGGGGCGGAATAAACTCAACTCAAATAAGAATAAGTAACCAGCGGGTACGGGCACCGATAGATAGAATTGATATTTTAATTCCTTTGAAAGAAAAGGCATTCCATCACCACAAGGAACACATCACTAACGAAACATTCATCTTAAATGAATTTCCAATCAGTAATTATAAGTCATATACCATTCCCTATTCGCAGGTGGCAAAGGAACTTGGAAATCCTGTCTTTGCCAATATTATTGCAGTTGGTGTGCTTGTGGGGTTAATAAATATTCCATTTGAAAATCTAACAAATCTTATTAAAACACATTTTCTTGCCAAGGGTGACACGATAATAGCCAAGAACACGCAAGCTGCAAAATATGGTTTTGATCAGGCTGAGGAGATAAAAAAATTGAAAGCAGTAAACTTCATCCCCAAGTTTAATGAAAATGTTCGCAAGGAGAAAGTTATTGATGGTTCCACTGCCATTTCCCTCGGTGCGATTGCTGGAGGAGTAAAGTTTCTTGCTGCATATCCGATGACACCTTCAAGTGGTGTCTGGACCTACCTTGCACGGGTTGGTAAAGATTTAGATATAATAACCGAACAGGCAGAAGACGAAATTTCGGCTATGAATATGGGGCTCGGTGCTTCTTATGCCGGTGCCCGTGCTCTGGTTACCACTTCAGGTGGGGGATTTGATTTAATGACCGAAGGGTTAAGTTTAGCAGGAATCCAGGAGACCCCGATTGTAATTCACCTTGCCCAGCGTCCAGGTCCGGCAACAGGGCTACCCACCCGCACTGAACAAGCAGACCTTGAACTTGCCCTTTATGCAGGCCATGGTGAATTTCCACGCATTATTTTTGCCCCAGGGAATTTCGAGCAGGGATTCTATCTAACGAAAAAAGCATTTGACCTTGCTGATAAATTCCAGGTTCCGGTCTTTGTGCTAACTGACCAGTTTTATATTGATTCCTTTTACAGCGTGGTTCCATTTACTTTTGAAGGTCATGAAACTGAAAGTTATATTATAGAAACTGGAGAAAAATATCAGCGTTACCAAATTACGGAAACAGGGATTTCACCGCGGGGAATACCTGGTTATGGTAAAGGCATTGTCAATGCAGATTGTCACCATCATGATGAAGATGGACATATCTCTGAAGACCTGAAATTGCGCACCCGGATGGTGGATAAATTGATGAATAAATATAAGTCTATAAAAGCGGAGCTAATTGAACCTGAATTTTATGGTTCCCCAAATTATAAAATACTCGTATTATGTTGGGGCTCAAACTATGAGATTGTGAAAGAAGCAATTAAAGTAATAAACTCGGATGATGTTGCGATGCTCCATTTCAGTCAGGTCCACCCTATCCATCCTGTTACCCAGCAATATCTGAAAAAAGCTAATAAATTAATTATGGTTGAAAACAATGCAACCGGGCAGATGGCAAAATTGTTAAAACTCAATTTTGGTATTGAAATAAGGAACTTAGTTCTAAAATATAACGGATTACCATTTACTGTAGAAGAAATTATTGAAGCTGTAGGAGGTTTGATGTGA
- a CDS encoding arsenate reductase ArsC has protein sequence MRKPKVLFLCYHNSARSQMAEGLLRELGGDKFDVYSAGIEPTKVHPLAIKVMQEIGIDISNQKSKSAVDFLSEHFGYIITVCDDAKEKCPVFPGIAMRLHWPFEDPALASGSEEEKLLVFRKVRDQIREKIINWLNELKKEEL, from the coding sequence ATGAGGAAACCCAAAGTCCTGTTCTTATGCTACCATAATTCTGCCCGAAGCCAGATGGCTGAGGGTCTTTTGAGAGAACTTGGCGGAGATAAATTTGATGTTTATAGTGCCGGGATCGAACCGACCAAGGTCCACCCACTCGCAATAAAGGTAATGCAAGAAATTGGTATAGATATTTCAAATCAGAAATCAAAATCCGCAGTTGATTTTTTGAGCGAGCATTTCGGGTATATCATAACGGTTTGTGATGATGCAAAAGAAAAATGTCCGGTATTCCCGGGTATTGCGATGCGCCTCCACTGGCCGTTTGAAGACCCGGCATTGGCCTCGGGTAGTGAAGAAGAGAAATTATTGGTCTTTCGCAAGGTGAGAGATCAGATAAGAGAAAAAATAATAAATTGGTTAAATGAGTTAAAAAAGGAGGAATTATGA
- a CDS encoding desulfoferrodoxin FeS4 iron-binding domain-containing protein, translating into MPNVTKVGQIFKCEICGNVVEVKEVGGGELVCCGEPMTLVK; encoded by the coding sequence ATGCCTAATGTCACCAAAGTAGGTCAGATCTTTAAATGCGAAATATGTGGTAATGTAGTTGAGGTGAAAGAAGTTGGCGGCGGTGAATTAGTATGCTGTGGCGAACCGATGACCCTCGTCAAGTAG
- a CDS encoding class II SORL domain-containing protein: MTDLNTLFQSADWKKEKHVPVIEAPQKVKKGENFKVTVSVGKEIAHPNTTEHHIAWIDVYFHPEGEKFPYQIGKFEFMAHGASTNGPNTSTVYTHPEATLTFKTEKSGTIIAFSYCNIHGLWQNSQEVKVE; the protein is encoded by the coding sequence ATGACAGACCTTAATACCTTATTCCAGTCTGCTGACTGGAAAAAAGAGAAGCATGTGCCGGTAATTGAGGCACCACAAAAAGTAAAAAAAGGCGAAAATTTTAAGGTTACCGTGAGTGTCGGTAAAGAAATCGCTCATCCCAATACAACCGAACATCATATTGCCTGGATTGATGTCTATTTTCATCCAGAAGGTGAAAAATTTCCATATCAGATTGGCAAATTTGAATTTATGGCGCACGGCGCATCAACAAATGGTCCAAATACAAGCACGGTATATACCCATCCGGAAGCCACCTTGACTTTTAAGACTGAAAAATCAGGCACAATTATTGCTTTCTCCTATTGCAATATCCACGGCTTATGGCAGAATTCACAGGAGGTAAAGGTTGAGTAG
- a CDS encoding thiamine pyrophosphate-dependent enzyme: MNRDMFAPKNIDIAWCPGCGNFGILQALKDALIELNIEPTRLVLVSGIGQAAKLPHYLKTNLFNGLHGRYLSAATAIKAVNPELTVIAVSGDGCTYAEGGNHFIHTIRRNPDITNIVHNNMVYGLTKGQASPTSKIGFKTTVQIDGVFELPFNPIAVAVALDASFVARTFIGDIDQTKEIIKQAIIHKGYALVDILQPCVSFNKINTYAWFKEHTYYLDDSYNPLERYEAFKKACEEDPMPLGIIYKNPNRKAFEDNLNVYREDKIPIIWRDTKKRLNYINNFFKEEV, translated from the coding sequence ATGAATCGGGATATGTTCGCTCCAAAAAATATTGACATAGCTTGGTGTCCGGGCTGCGGTAATTTTGGAATATTACAGGCATTAAAGGATGCATTAATCGAATTGAATATAGAGCCAACAAGATTGGTCCTTGTTTCCGGCATCGGTCAGGCAGCAAAACTTCCCCATTATTTAAAGACAAACTTATTCAATGGCCTGCATGGAAGATATCTCTCAGCCGCTACTGCCATAAAAGCCGTCAATCCTGAATTAACAGTGATTGCAGTAAGTGGCGATGGCTGTACCTATGCCGAAGGCGGAAATCACTTCATCCATACAATTAGAAGAAATCCGGATATTACAAATATTGTCCACAACAATATGGTTTATGGTTTAACCAAAGGACAGGCATCGCCGACAAGTAAGATTGGTTTCAAAACCACGGTGCAAATAGATGGCGTTTTTGAGTTGCCGTTCAATCCCATTGCTGTTGCAGTCGCCCTTGATGCCTCATTTGTGGCAAGAACTTTTATCGGCGATATAGATCAAACAAAAGAAATTATAAAACAGGCAATCATCCACAAGGGATATGCACTCGTGGATATCCTCCAGCCCTGTGTCTCATTTAACAAAATTAATACCTATGCCTGGTTCAAAGAACATACTTATTATCTTGATGATTCTTACAATCCATTGGAGCGCTATGAGGCATTTAAAAAAGCCTGCGAAGAAGACCCGATGCCACTGGGCATAATTTATAAAAATCCCAATCGGAAGGCGTTTGAAGATAATCTCAATGTTTACAGGGAGGATAAAATCCCAATAATATGGCGTGATACAAAGAAAAGGCTAAACTACATAAACAATTTTTTTAAGGAGGAAGTGTGA
- a CDS encoding Fur family transcriptional regulator — protein MIEMISNLKQIKETLKKVGLRPTFQRIRILETLYKFRYKHPSVEMIYNELKDELPVISMTTVYNTMNAMHNKKMLNALTITGMDIHYDPNLTSHHHFYCNSCHKIYDIDINCPLGNENKKSIGGHKIEEVHGYFKGICKECLKKAQKGDKKIKKIKINGQNFKKGGKNA, from the coding sequence ATGATTGAAATGATTTCAAACTTAAAACAAATTAAAGAAACATTAAAGAAGGTTGGTTTAAGACCTACTTTCCAGCGAATCAGGATATTGGAAACTCTTTATAAATTTAGGTATAAACATCCGAGTGTAGAAATGATATATAACGAACTAAAAGATGAACTACCAGTAATTTCAATGACTACAGTTTACAACACAATGAATGCGATGCATAACAAAAAAATGCTCAATGCTTTGACAATTACGGGAATGGACATACATTATGATCCTAACCTGACATCCCATCACCATTTCTATTGTAACAGTTGCCACAAAATTTACGACATTGATATAAATTGTCCCCTTGGGAATGAAAATAAGAAAAGCATTGGTGGACACAAAATTGAGGAGGTGCATGGGTATTTTAAGGGAATATGTAAAGAATGTCTAAAAAAGGCTCAAAAAGGCGATAAAAAGATAAAAAAGATAAAAATAAATGGGCAAAATTTTAAAAAAGGAGGTAAAAATGCCTAA
- a CDS encoding VOC family protein: MKKEFSCDHIGLFTNNADRLINFYKKILKFKLISSERLQANVVKALFKIKSTACFYRLKSEDLLLEIFVPHSKKKTGKSIVRYGIHHFGMIVKNREEYIKNLRQKKVKIITLKRNGHKVYFIEDPDGNLIEIREAK, encoded by the coding sequence GTGAAAAAAGAATTTTCCTGCGACCATATAGGTCTATTCACAAATAATGCAGATAGGTTGATAAACTTTTACAAAAAAATCCTGAAATTTAAACTGATCTCAAGCGAAAGACTCCAAGCAAATGTTGTTAAAGCTCTTTTCAAGATAAAATCCACTGCCTGCTTTTATCGACTGAAATCGGAAGACCTATTATTGGAGATATTTGTACCACATTCAAAGAAAAAAACAGGGAAAAGCATCGTTCGTTATGGTATCCATCATTTCGGTATGATCGTAAAAAATCGGGAAGAATACATCAAAAATCTGCGACAAAAGAAAGTAAAAATCATCACCCTAAAACGTAATGGACATAAGGTTTATTTCATTGAGGACCCGGATGGGAATTTGATAGAAATAAGGGAGGCAAAATAG